A DNA window from Labrus mixtus chromosome 4, fLabMix1.1, whole genome shotgun sequence contains the following coding sequences:
- the LOC132973602 gene encoding G-protein coupled receptor 35-like has product MMGNSSTAPSCTNMCSVSSNMSAGSNFSFLSLFFDLSGAGFSDMMNHCHVQSGSLGWFGVKIFILLTAFPANAALMMMMLMYRRKSMTPSEVLGFNVSIMDVLYCLSLPLDLYSTLHHTSDSVNYAKDTLFALNVFGCPLLLTFICLERYVAVAQPISYIRLGRMAYRVVLCTCAWILTLTVALLGYFVGLFSMLLCLSVIISLLFLIMLLCLLKIVVVLRQSGPGEGSGSSVPLKRRALKNIVAVTVPAVVAYTPLVALVPYMAVITSTHQTTISPAQCTVLQVLLLFPNFGLFIGPLFYLSRLQQVSCCSKDKQSQTDKIQTE; this is encoded by the coding sequence ATGATGGGAAACAGCAGCACAGCTCCATCATGCACCAATATGTGCAGCGtcagcagcaacatgtctgcagGATCTAACTTCAGCTTCTTGTCCCTGTTCTTTGATTTATCCGGGGCCGGTTTCTCAGACATGATGAACCACTGTCACGTTCAGAGTGGCTCCCTCGGCTGGTTCGGAGTCAAGATCTTCATCCTGCTGACGGCGTTTCCGGCTAATGCGgcgttgatgatgatgatgctgatgtacAGGAGGAAATCCATGACGCCATCGGAGGTGTTGGGGTTCAACGTGTCGATCATGGACGTCCTGTACTGCCTCAGTCTGCCTCTGGACCTGTACTCCACCCTGCACCACACATCTGACTCCGTCAACTATGCCAAAGACACTCTGTTTGCCCTCAATGTGTTCGGCTGCCCACTGCTGCTCACCTTCATATGTTTGGAGCGCTACGTAGCGGTGGCTCAGCCCATCTCTTACATCAGACTGGGCAGGATGGCGTACCGAGTGGTCCTGTGCACCTGTGCCTGGATCCTCACCCTGACCGTGGCCCTGCTGGGGTACTTTGTGGGTCTGTTCTCCATGCTTCTGTGTTTGTCCGTCATCATCTCGCTGCTCTTCCTGATCATGCTGCTGTGTCTGCTCAAGATTGTGGTGGTGTTGCGTCAGAGCGGGCCGGGTGAAGGTTCTGGATCGAGTGTGCCGCTAAAGAGGAGGGCTCTGAAGAACATCGTGGCGGTGACGGTGCCAGCGGTCGTAGCGTACACTCCTCTGGTGGCTCTGGTTCCTTACATGGCGGTGATCACGTCTACTCACCAGACCACCATCAGTCCCGCTCAGTGTACCGTCCTGCAGGTTCTGCTGCTCTTCCCAAACTTTGGCCTGTTCATCGGCCCCTTGTTCTACCTGTCCCGCCTCCAACAGGTGAGCTGCTGCAGCAAAGACAAGCAAAGCCAAACCGACAAAATTCAGACGGAGTAG